One genomic window of Candidatus Eisenbacteria bacterium includes the following:
- a CDS encoding M20/M25/M40 family metallo-hydrolase, translated as MKNFAAIDLYVEKHLDESVSELCRYAAQPSVAAQNLGMEKCAGLVAGMLRARGFEVETAPSGGYPVVLAERGGRSERTLLIYNHYDVQPPEPLELWTNPPFTPTLRDGRLYGRGVSDDKGHLTARLLAIDALLSAANELPCRIKFVVEGEEEVGSVHLPEFVRRNRGRLAGDACLWEFGYVDHRDVPLQFAGLRGICYVELSVETATRDVHSGIGGSIFPNAAWRLTWALGTLKGRDEHVRIPGFYDAVRPPTARDRELMAEAPDMADDYRARYGVREFLRGMTGGVELRIAEVFEPTCTLCGITAGYQGPGSKTVLPARASAKVDFRLVPDMTPDLVLKQLRAHLDAEGFSDVRVQFLGGNPAGRTDPDDPFIRLVSKTAEPVYGVPMQVVPMVGGSGPNHAFIHELGVPVATAGFGNPDTRAHAPDENLRLDLYLKHARHVARLIHAFAEGG; from the coding sequence ATGAAGAATTTCGCAGCGATCGATCTCTACGTGGAGAAACACCTGGATGAGAGCGTGTCCGAGCTCTGCCGCTACGCCGCTCAACCCAGCGTCGCGGCCCAGAATCTCGGGATGGAGAAATGCGCCGGGCTCGTGGCCGGGATGCTCCGCGCGCGCGGGTTTGAAGTGGAAACGGCACCCTCGGGCGGATATCCGGTCGTGCTTGCCGAGCGGGGCGGCCGGAGCGAACGCACGTTGCTCATCTACAACCACTACGACGTGCAGCCACCCGAGCCGCTCGAGCTCTGGACGAACCCCCCGTTCACTCCGACTCTCCGGGACGGGCGGCTGTACGGACGCGGCGTGAGCGACGACAAAGGCCACTTGACGGCACGCCTGCTCGCGATCGACGCATTGCTTTCCGCGGCGAACGAGCTCCCCTGCCGGATCAAGTTCGTGGTCGAGGGGGAAGAGGAGGTCGGAAGCGTCCATCTTCCCGAGTTCGTCCGGCGAAACCGCGGGCGCCTCGCCGGCGACGCGTGCCTTTGGGAGTTCGGGTACGTGGATCATCGGGACGTACCGCTTCAATTCGCGGGGTTGCGCGGTATTTGCTACGTCGAGCTGTCCGTAGAGACCGCGACGCGTGACGTTCATTCCGGAATCGGGGGCTCGATCTTCCCGAATGCCGCGTGGAGGCTCACCTGGGCGCTTGGAACCCTCAAGGGCAGGGACGAGCATGTGCGCATTCCCGGCTTCTACGACGCGGTGCGACCGCCGACCGCGCGCGATCGCGAGCTGATGGCCGAAGCGCCCGACATGGCCGACGACTACCGCGCCCGATACGGCGTGAGGGAATTCTTGCGGGGCATGACCGGGGGTGTGGAGCTGCGCATCGCGGAAGTCTTCGAACCGACGTGCACCCTATGCGGGATCACCGCGGGGTATCAAGGCCCCGGCTCCAAGACCGTGCTTCCGGCGCGGGCGTCGGCAAAGGTCGACTTCCGACTCGTGCCCGACATGACCCCGGATCTTGTCCTCAAGCAGCTGCGAGCGCACCTCGACGCCGAGGGCTTCTCCGATGTCCGCGTCCAATTTCTCGGGGGGAATCCGGCCGGGCGCACCGATCCGGACGATCCCTTCATTCGGCTCGTGTCCAAGACCGCCGAGCCGGTGTACGGTGTGCCGATGCAGGTGGTGCCGATGGTCGGGGGCTCGGGTCCGAATCATGCGTTCATCCACGAGCTCGGCGTCCCCGTGGCGACCGCGGGGTTCGGAAACCCGGACACCCGCGCCCACGCGCCGGACGAGAACCTGCGCCTCGATCTGTACCTCAAGCACGCCAGACACGTGGCGCGACTCATTCACGCGTTCGCGGAGGGCGGTTGA
- a CDS encoding FkbM family methyltransferase yields the protein MKLGKRDGSVLFQRLTEGHSYAAALRMLLLYTRPLDIFYRELFSKGGYPTTVVIRTPIGPRTVHLYHYEDLSTLNSIFCRHDYAAPRPLETVVDFGANIGLSCLYWLTRNPRSRVYLYEPVPANFEHLKLNLSGLESRYEPEQVAVSDSRGTVEFGIEPTGRLGSIGAQTGRTIQVRRVHVMDAIGPVLERHGAIDCLKVDIEGHERAVLGGIEPKCFEKIRYINVEDIAGKTRPLVPPYFTCKRHMSIQRYANTRLNGR from the coding sequence ATGAAGCTCGGCAAGCGCGACGGAAGCGTCCTGTTCCAGCGGTTGACCGAGGGGCATTCCTACGCGGCGGCGCTGCGGATGCTTCTCCTCTACACCCGGCCGCTCGATATCTTCTATCGCGAGCTGTTCTCGAAGGGCGGGTATCCGACCACGGTCGTGATCCGGACGCCGATCGGCCCGCGCACGGTCCACCTGTATCACTACGAGGACCTGTCGACGCTGAATTCGATCTTCTGCCGGCACGACTACGCCGCGCCGCGGCCGCTCGAGACGGTGGTCGATTTCGGGGCCAACATCGGGCTCTCGTGCCTCTATTGGCTTACCCGCAATCCGCGGAGCCGCGTTTACCTCTACGAGCCGGTTCCCGCCAACTTCGAGCACCTCAAGCTGAACCTAAGCGGGCTCGAGAGCCGCTACGAGCCGGAACAGGTGGCGGTGTCCGACTCCCGGGGCACGGTCGAGTTCGGCATCGAGCCGACCGGGAGGCTCGGCAGCATCGGCGCCCAGACCGGGCGGACGATCCAGGTGAGGCGCGTCCATGTGATGGACGCCATCGGCCCCGTGCTGGAGCGGCATGGCGCCATCGACTGCTTGAAGGTCGACATCGAGGGCCACGAGCGTGCCGTGCTCGGCGGGATCGAGCCGAAGTGCTTCGAGAAGATCCGCTACATCAATGTCGAGGACATCGCCGGAAAGACGCGACCGCTCGTTCCCCCCTACTTTACGTGTAAGAGGCACATGTCGATCCAGCGGTACGCGAACACTCGGCTGAACGGACGGTAA
- a CDS encoding DEAD/DEAH box helicase, whose translation MPLQHFHPTVARWFTERIGAPSPPQVEGWPKIRSGENTLIAAPTGSGKTLAAFLWAIDGLLRQGGDLPDQTQVLYVSPLKALGNDVQKNLQRPLAELSGLMPDFPTVRVLVRTGDTRPSERASMGRKPPHILVTTPESLYILLTSGGGRTILRTVRTVIVDEIHAVAGNKRGAHLALSLERLEALVGRPLQRIGLSATQKPISEIADLLVGVGRECALVDIGHRRDLDVAIELPDSPLATVCSHETWEEIVRRMAELIRGHRTTLVFVNTRKLAERIAARLTSMLGEGQVTSHHGSLARERRLDAERRLKEGALRALVATASLELGIDIGDVDLVIQIGATYSISVLLQRVGRSGHALAGVPKGRIFPLTQDELVTATALLESVRRGDLDRTPSPGRALDILAQQIVAACVPETWEEARLYDVLRRAWPYRALARDEFDDVVRLHTVGRGALLHRDGVHGRLRATRRASITALTSGGAIADTGQYRVVIEPEGTLVGSLDEDFAVEANGGDIFQLGNASWRILRVEPGVVRVADAQGAPPTIPFWLGEAPSRTRELSEAVGRVRVGGRSTEWLEREVGVSRPAAVELAEYLNDGERALGAVPTPTCVVLERFFDESGGMQLVIHAPFGGRINRAWGLALRKRFCRGFGFELQAAANDEAIVLSLGPQHSFPLEEVFQYLHPDVAKDLLVQALLDAPMFGTRWRWNLARALLVPRTQNGGKRVPTPLLRMRAEDELVKAFPQALACGETLPPGDLPVPWEHPMVRQTIEDCLTEAMDVDGFLDVLHRIRDGRIRRVAVDTREPSVFARGILNVMPYGFLDDAPLEERRTQAVTARRRLDPETADTLGALDPESVARVREQAWPQPENAEEVHESLLWMGYVTHAEAAASDWVTWLEELRDAGRVLAVPGSDGEMRWRAVEAPQDAKSILRGRLEALGPVVIGEGTRQAAGVSESEEHLLLQLEAEGSVLRCRLEGRQAWCDRRLLSRIHRDTLERLRREIEPVTAAEFWRFLACWQHAGEGYRLEGPRGVIEVARRLAGFEIAAAAWESEVLPARVTGYRQEWLDQVTLSGELVWGRLWGVGNTPVRSTPVCLLPREDLDSWLALAAPSVASDAADPREPLSSYAEILLDLLRSRGASFTQELQRESGLLPSHVEMGLAQLIGRGVVTCDSFSGLRRLITAPSRRRGVMRRAAFAPAGRWTSFRGTEATRGEGFARESRAQPASDAAVEFAARRLLARYGVIFRRLLDRERIPVSWRDLVRVYRLWELRGEARGGRFVQRFAGEQYALPEAVELMRRLRRTNRPAGRGLPLSAADPLNLAGILTPETRIPPQARHRVLVA comes from the coding sequence ATGCCGTTGCAACACTTCCATCCCACCGTCGCGCGTTGGTTCACGGAGCGGATCGGCGCCCCTTCGCCGCCCCAGGTCGAGGGCTGGCCCAAGATCCGATCCGGCGAGAACACCCTGATCGCCGCCCCGACGGGGAGCGGGAAGACCCTTGCCGCCTTCCTCTGGGCGATCGACGGGCTGCTTCGTCAGGGTGGAGACCTCCCCGACCAGACCCAGGTGCTCTACGTTTCCCCGCTCAAGGCGCTCGGGAACGACGTTCAGAAAAATCTCCAGAGGCCGCTCGCCGAGCTTTCCGGGCTCATGCCCGACTTCCCCACCGTGCGGGTGCTCGTGCGGACCGGCGACACGCGGCCGAGCGAGCGCGCGTCCATGGGCAGGAAGCCGCCGCACATCCTCGTGACCACGCCCGAGTCGCTCTACATCCTGCTCACGAGCGGCGGCGGACGCACGATCCTCCGCACGGTACGCACGGTGATCGTGGACGAGATCCATGCGGTCGCGGGAAACAAACGCGGCGCGCATTTGGCGCTCTCCTTGGAGCGGCTCGAGGCCCTGGTCGGGCGGCCGCTCCAGCGAATCGGGCTCTCGGCCACCCAGAAGCCGATCTCGGAGATCGCCGACCTGCTCGTGGGGGTCGGGCGCGAATGCGCGCTGGTGGACATCGGACACCGCCGCGACCTGGACGTAGCGATCGAGCTTCCCGACTCCCCGCTCGCCACGGTCTGCTCCCACGAGACGTGGGAGGAGATCGTTCGCCGCATGGCAGAGCTCATCCGAGGGCACCGGACCACGCTCGTATTCGTGAATACCCGAAAGCTTGCCGAGCGCATCGCGGCCCGCTTGACCTCCATGCTCGGCGAGGGCCAGGTCACGAGCCATCACGGGAGCCTCGCGCGCGAGCGTCGGCTCGATGCCGAGCGGCGGCTCAAGGAGGGAGCGCTGCGCGCGCTCGTCGCGACCGCATCGCTCGAGCTGGGAATCGACATCGGCGACGTGGACCTGGTCATCCAGATCGGAGCGACGTACTCGATCTCGGTTCTCCTTCAGCGGGTCGGCCGGAGCGGACACGCCCTCGCCGGTGTCCCGAAGGGACGCATCTTCCCGCTCACGCAGGATGAGCTTGTCACCGCAACGGCGCTGCTCGAGTCCGTGCGCCGAGGCGACCTGGACCGCACCCCGTCTCCCGGCCGGGCCCTCGACATTCTGGCGCAGCAGATCGTCGCCGCCTGCGTGCCCGAGACCTGGGAAGAAGCGCGCCTCTACGACGTCCTCCGGAGGGCCTGGCCGTACCGTGCGCTCGCGCGCGACGAATTCGACGACGTGGTCCGGCTTCATACCGTGGGGCGTGGCGCGTTGCTTCACCGGGACGGCGTCCACGGGCGGCTGCGCGCGACGCGGCGCGCCTCCATCACCGCCCTCACCTCGGGCGGGGCGATCGCGGACACGGGCCAGTACCGCGTCGTGATCGAGCCGGAAGGCACCCTGGTGGGCTCGCTGGACGAAGACTTCGCGGTGGAGGCGAACGGCGGAGATATTTTCCAGCTGGGCAACGCTTCCTGGCGCATTCTCCGGGTCGAGCCCGGTGTCGTGCGGGTGGCCGATGCGCAGGGAGCGCCCCCGACGATTCCCTTCTGGCTGGGAGAAGCCCCGTCTCGCACGCGCGAGCTTTCGGAGGCGGTCGGGCGCGTCCGCGTGGGCGGGCGGAGCACGGAATGGCTCGAGCGGGAGGTCGGGGTGTCCCGCCCGGCCGCGGTCGAGCTCGCGGAATACCTGAACGACGGGGAGCGCGCGTTGGGCGCGGTCCCGACGCCCACCTGCGTGGTCCTCGAGCGATTCTTCGATGAGTCGGGCGGGATGCAGCTTGTGATCCATGCGCCCTTCGGCGGACGGATCAATCGCGCCTGGGGACTCGCCCTCCGGAAGCGCTTCTGCCGCGGCTTCGGGTTCGAGCTTCAGGCCGCGGCCAACGACGAGGCGATCGTTCTCTCGCTGGGCCCGCAGCACAGCTTCCCGCTCGAGGAGGTCTTCCAGTATCTCCACCCCGACGTGGCAAAGGACCTGCTGGTCCAGGCCCTCCTCGACGCGCCGATGTTTGGCACCCGGTGGCGGTGGAACTTGGCCCGCGCCCTGCTCGTTCCACGAACGCAGAACGGCGGAAAGCGTGTCCCAACGCCGCTCTTGAGAATGCGCGCCGAGGACGAGCTCGTGAAGGCCTTCCCGCAGGCGCTCGCGTGCGGCGAGACACTCCCGCCCGGGGACCTTCCGGTGCCGTGGGAGCACCCGATGGTCCGTCAAACGATCGAAGACTGTCTGACCGAAGCGATGGACGTCGATGGATTCCTAGACGTGCTGCACCGGATTCGTGACGGCCGGATCCGCCGTGTCGCCGTGGACACGCGCGAGCCTTCGGTGTTCGCGCGCGGGATTCTGAACGTAATGCCCTACGGATTCCTCGACGACGCTCCACTAGAGGAGCGGCGGACCCAGGCGGTGACCGCACGGCGAAGGCTCGATCCGGAGACCGCCGACACGCTCGGGGCGCTCGATCCGGAGTCCGTGGCCCGCGTGCGCGAGCAGGCGTGGCCGCAACCTGAAAACGCCGAGGAAGTGCACGAGTCGCTCCTCTGGATGGGATATGTGACGCACGCGGAGGCCGCTGCCTCGGACTGGGTGACATGGCTCGAGGAGCTGCGCGACGCCGGGCGCGTCCTGGCGGTCCCGGGTTCCGACGGAGAGATGCGCTGGCGCGCCGTCGAGGCGCCGCAGGATGCGAAGTCGATCCTGCGCGGCCGTCTCGAGGCGCTCGGCCCGGTCGTGATCGGTGAGGGGACCCGGCAGGCGGCCGGGGTGTCGGAATCCGAGGAACACCTCCTCCTCCAGCTGGAAGCGGAGGGCTCGGTCCTTCGCTGCCGTCTCGAGGGACGCCAAGCCTGGTGCGATCGCCGGCTGCTCTCCCGAATTCACCGCGACACCCTCGAGCGCCTGCGCCGTGAAATCGAGCCTGTCACCGCGGCGGAGTTCTGGCGCTTTCTCGCCTGCTGGCAGCACGCCGGCGAGGGCTACCGGCTCGAAGGCCCGCGCGGCGTCATCGAGGTCGCGCGCCGGCTCGCCGGATTCGAGATCGCGGCCGCCGCGTGGGAATCGGAGGTGCTCCCGGCCCGGGTCACGGGATACCGGCAGGAGTGGCTCGACCAGGTCACCCTCTCCGGCGAGCTGGTCTGGGGCCGGCTCTGGGGCGTGGGAAACACCCCGGTCCGTTCCACGCCGGTCTGCCTTCTTCCTCGCGAGGACCTGGATTCCTGGCTCGCGCTGGCCGCGCCGAGCGTGGCCTCCGATGCGGCGGACCCGCGCGAGCCGCTCTCGAGCTACGCGGAGATCCTGCTCGATCTGCTCCGTTCGCGCGGCGCCTCGTTCACGCAGGAGCTTCAGCGCGAATCCGGGCTCCTCCCTTCCCACGTGGAGATGGGGCTGGCACAGCTGATCGGGCGCGGGGTCGTCACGTGCGATTCCTTCAGCGGCCTCCGCCGGCTGATCACGGCGCCGAGCCGCCGCCGCGGCGTCATGAGGCGGGCTGCGTTCGCGCCGGCCGGGCGATGGACGAGCTTCCGGGGCACCGAGGCAACCCGCGGGGAGGGCTTCGCTCGGGAGTCCCGGGCCCAACCGGCGTCCGATGCCGCGGTGGAGTTCGCCGCGCGCAGGCTCCTGGCCCGTTACGGCGTGATTTTCAGGCGGCTTCTCGATCGCGAACGAATTCCGGTTTCCTGGAGGGATCTCGTGCGTGTGTATCGGCTCTGGGAGCTTCGGGGCGAGGCGCGCGGGGGGCGGTTCGTCCAGCGTTTCGCGGGAGAGCAGTACGCCCTACCCGAGGCCGTCGAGCTGATGCGGCGGCTCCGCCGGACGAATCGCCCGGCCGGTCGGGGACTGCCACTCTCCGCGGCCGACCCCCTCAACCTCGCCGGCATCCTGACCCCGGAGACTCGCATCCCGCCGCAAGCGCGCCACCGGGTGCTCGTGGCTTGA